A region of Fimbriimonadaceae bacterium DNA encodes the following proteins:
- the dapb3 gene encoding Dipeptidyl aminopeptidase BIII has protein sequence MRLALSIALAAVGSVAWSQFAVTEIPDIVYTQGGGTPQRMDLYLPALGSSTGRPGIIFVHGGGWVSGSKADFADWARYYAAQGYVCASIDYRLTPNHVWPAQIDDTQASVRFMRKWAPIIGMDPAKIAAIGASAGGHLVLFLSTIDTLNDADPDLHGYSSRVSLAVDYFGPTDFRHPNEWDPIIWQLINSLAGTSTSQGLLKHRQASPLTYVSPDDNPVLIFHGAVDPIVPVDQSRRYAKLLSERGVPHEYVEFPLEGHGFSSHDNFMYCLARTDVWLQKYLR, from the coding sequence GTGAGGCTAGCGTTGTCGATCGCGCTTGCGGCGGTGGGGTCAGTCGCATGGTCCCAGTTTGCGGTAACCGAAATTCCGGACATCGTCTACACCCAAGGGGGTGGAACGCCACAACGGATGGACCTCTACCTGCCGGCCCTGGGATCCAGTACCGGGCGACCAGGGATCATCTTCGTCCACGGAGGTGGTTGGGTCTCTGGCAGCAAGGCCGATTTTGCGGATTGGGCTCGGTACTATGCTGCCCAAGGCTACGTCTGCGCATCCATCGATTATCGGCTGACTCCAAACCACGTCTGGCCCGCTCAGATCGATGACACCCAGGCGTCGGTGAGGTTCATGCGGAAGTGGGCGCCGATCATCGGAATGGACCCTGCCAAGATTGCCGCCATCGGCGCCTCTGCGGGCGGACATCTGGTGCTGTTCCTGAGTACGATCGATACGCTTAACGACGCCGATCCCGATCTCCACGGCTACTCATCGCGAGTGAGCTTGGCCGTCGATTACTTCGGCCCTACCGACTTTCGCCATCCAAACGAATGGGACCCGATTATCTGGCAATTGATCAATTCGCTAGCGGGAACCTCGACTTCCCAGGGGCTCTTGAAACACCGGCAGGCTTCGCCATTAACTTACGTATCTCCGGATGACAATCCGGTTCTCATCTTCCATGGTGCGGTCGACCCCATCGTTCCCGTCGACCAAAGCCGGCGCTACGCGAAGCTTCTTTCTGAACGTGGGGTTCCGCACGAATACGTCGAATTCCCGCTCGAGGGTCATGGCTTCTCCTCGCACGACAATTTCATGTATTGCCTTGCCCGCACCGACGTGTGGCTTCAGAAGTATCTTCGTTGA
- the degA gene encoding HTH-type transcriptional regulator DegA has protein sequence MTLCRFRRTGRYTGPGMPKGGRASGRATLADVALVAGVSVQTASQVLARTPGVRIAEATRRRVEEAARQVDYVPNRLAQAMRRGKTNVVSVWMPVDRPVITFLRFLNAINVQARTAGYDIMIVGLDSSVAYGIDKRIPHHWPSDGIISYDAGRAIKLFRQTPANREIPTVIMGSEEFEGADTVTWDVAGSAKNLVEQMITMGARQIVHLTTRWVISEFPQEQRRTGYRRAMEAAGLEPVFIQAAGESASDASEAVSEYLDKHAVPEAIFGFTDTLALGALRELHRRGIGVPDDCEVWGFGDFPEGADARIPLSTLRVPLDRLVPAAWTWLAERMEDPTLPKRRESLMMDVVPRRSSRLGSGNGLVS, from the coding sequence ATGACATTATGCCGATTCCGCAGAACAGGACGGTACACTGGCCCGGGAATGCCAAAAGGGGGCAGAGCATCGGGGAGGGCGACCCTCGCTGACGTCGCTTTGGTCGCGGGTGTTTCAGTTCAAACCGCCTCCCAAGTTCTCGCTAGAACGCCGGGAGTCCGTATCGCTGAAGCTACGCGCAGACGCGTGGAAGAGGCTGCCCGCCAAGTGGACTACGTACCGAATCGCCTAGCGCAGGCGATGCGTCGCGGGAAGACCAACGTGGTCTCCGTTTGGATGCCGGTCGACCGGCCAGTCATAACGTTCTTGCGTTTTCTCAATGCGATCAACGTCCAAGCGCGGACCGCCGGCTACGACATCATGATCGTTGGGTTGGATTCTTCTGTCGCCTACGGCATCGATAAGCGGATTCCCCATCACTGGCCCAGTGACGGCATCATCAGCTACGACGCCGGCAGGGCAATCAAGCTATTCCGTCAAACCCCTGCGAACCGCGAGATCCCGACCGTCATCATGGGCTCCGAAGAGTTCGAGGGCGCCGACACCGTGACCTGGGATGTCGCCGGCTCTGCCAAGAACCTCGTCGAGCAGATGATCACGATGGGGGCAAGACAGATCGTGCACCTTACCACCCGTTGGGTAATCTCTGAGTTTCCCCAAGAGCAGCGGCGAACAGGCTACCGTCGGGCAATGGAGGCGGCAGGGCTTGAACCGGTGTTCATTCAAGCCGCGGGCGAGTCCGCAAGCGACGCCTCAGAGGCGGTATCCGAATATCTGGATAAGCATGCAGTCCCTGAAGCCATTTTCGGGTTTACGGACACCCTGGCTCTCGGCGCGCTTCGCGAGCTTCATCGACGGGGCATCGGCGTACCCGACGACTGCGAAGTTTGGGGATTCGGCGACTTCCCGGAGGGAGCCGATGCCAGGATCCCTCTTTCGACCCTGCGTGTGCCACTGGATCGATTAGTCCCGGCAGCATGGACGTGGCTCGCCGAGCGCATGGAAGACCCCACGTTGCCCAAGCGACGCGAATCCCTGATGATGGATGTCGTTCCGCGGCGCTCGTCGAGATTGGGATCGGGCAACGGTTTGGTGAGCTAG
- the petC_1 gene encoding Cytochrome b6-f complex iron-sulfur subunit: MQGDHVVDVLIVGGGIVGVATAHLLASSGLSVAVVEARRLLSGVTGNTTGKLTALHGVSYRRIRKMLDDRRAKLYYEANDWAISFVRLTSSAYDIECDLYAEPAYTYATHDDGLHQVLEEYRACQDLGIPAELDSSDIPFDVFGAIMLDNQARFHPLKFLTGLVHHAMQAGVKFYEDSRVLEVEEHVSGCIAKLEHGAIVCDSVVVATHYPIHDSGWFVAKLFPYRSYALACELDGPLPDCMAISTDTGEIGSFRRAEIDGEKVLICGNGFHKVGQEPDTERCFAELEGWARRHFPVKSIRYHWSNQDNWTADEVPYIGLSPNRKRIFIATGFCGWGMTNGLVAARILTDEIKGVANEWSDVYNPARTEVGTAPTIIKENLNVAREFFGSLVTPADADNLEALEPGQGIVVQLEGERAAAYAKPDGDMVLVSPVCTHLGCQVTWNNAEQTWDCPCHGSRFLPDGTVIQGPAVRPLEPVTSHLEDM; the protein is encoded by the coding sequence ATGCAGGGAGATCACGTCGTCGACGTCCTGATCGTCGGCGGCGGCATCGTCGGCGTCGCGACCGCCCATTTGCTTGCAAGCTCGGGGCTCTCGGTGGCGGTGGTCGAGGCAAGGAGGCTCCTCTCCGGCGTGACCGGCAACACCACGGGCAAGCTCACCGCCCTCCATGGTGTGTCGTATCGGCGCATTCGCAAGATGCTGGACGATCGCCGGGCAAAGCTGTACTACGAAGCGAACGACTGGGCGATCTCCTTTGTCCGGCTCACCTCGTCAGCCTACGATATCGAATGCGATCTGTACGCCGAGCCCGCATACACCTACGCGACCCACGACGATGGGCTCCACCAGGTGCTCGAGGAATACCGCGCCTGTCAAGACCTCGGGATCCCCGCGGAATTGGATTCGAGTGATATACCCTTCGACGTCTTCGGAGCGATCATGCTCGACAACCAGGCCAGGTTTCACCCGCTCAAGTTCCTGACCGGGCTCGTGCATCACGCGATGCAGGCAGGCGTGAAGTTCTACGAGGACTCGCGGGTTCTAGAGGTCGAAGAGCACGTTTCCGGCTGCATAGCCAAGCTGGAGCACGGCGCGATCGTGTGCGACAGCGTCGTCGTCGCGACCCACTATCCGATTCACGATTCGGGTTGGTTCGTCGCCAAGCTCTTTCCCTATCGATCCTATGCCTTGGCCTGCGAGCTTGACGGACCTCTGCCGGACTGCATGGCGATTTCCACCGACACGGGCGAGATCGGCTCGTTTCGGCGCGCGGAAATCGACGGCGAGAAAGTGCTGATCTGCGGGAATGGCTTTCACAAGGTCGGTCAGGAACCGGACACGGAGCGATGCTTTGCCGAACTGGAAGGGTGGGCCCGCCGCCACTTCCCGGTCAAATCCATCCGATACCACTGGTCCAACCAGGACAACTGGACCGCAGACGAAGTTCCGTACATCGGTCTTTCCCCCAACCGAAAGCGGATTTTCATCGCCACCGGATTCTGTGGGTGGGGAATGACCAACGGCTTGGTTGCGGCGCGGATACTGACCGATGAGATCAAGGGTGTGGCTAACGAATGGTCCGACGTCTACAATCCCGCTCGCACGGAAGTGGGTACCGCCCCCACGATCATCAAGGAAAACCTCAATGTCGCGCGGGAATTCTTCGGCTCGCTCGTCACACCGGCTGATGCCGACAATTTGGAAGCGCTTGAGCCTGGCCAAGGCATCGTCGTGCAATTGGAGGGCGAGCGCGCGGCGGCCTATGCCAAACCTGATGGCGATATGGTGCTGGTGTCGCCCGTTTGCACGCACCTGGGATGCCAGGTCACCTGGAACAACGCCGAACAAACGTGGGATTGCCCATGCCATGGCTCCCGATTCTTGCCTGACGGAACCGTCATTCAGGGACCGGCCGTGCGACCGCTGGAGCCGGTCACCTCTCATTTAGAGGACATGTAG
- the rhaR gene encoding HTH-type transcriptional activator RhaR has protein sequence MQYVRAALGEPPKRLFLQWGDLPLGLEEWVQPPATWRVVLYAHDGVARINGRSYPYFRGTGLLFPPYATCGHAKVGPPSLEVSAHFDFPETEEKTVALPLEFQYRQEWYDLLWFAGEHGMSGAERGKALVWHMLWTISEPTSKLRNQSRIYDAEDLIRSLMAKRFTVAELAQQLDVSQSTLLSWFQAEHNTTIQGFIRQTRAREACRMLTSTDLAVKTIAARVGVPDLQQFNKLVRQHCGLSPREYRQRAS, from the coding sequence ATGCAGTACGTTAGAGCCGCACTGGGTGAGCCCCCTAAACGATTGTTTCTGCAGTGGGGCGACCTTCCCTTGGGCTTGGAGGAATGGGTCCAACCACCAGCAACCTGGCGCGTCGTCCTCTACGCCCACGATGGGGTGGCACGCATCAACGGGCGGTCCTATCCCTACTTCCGCGGGACCGGGTTGCTCTTTCCGCCTTACGCGACCTGTGGCCACGCCAAGGTGGGACCTCCTTCGCTAGAGGTGTCGGCGCATTTCGACTTTCCAGAGACGGAGGAAAAGACAGTTGCCCTGCCCCTTGAATTCCAATACCGACAGGAGTGGTATGACCTGCTCTGGTTTGCCGGAGAACACGGGATGAGCGGCGCGGAAAGAGGCAAGGCGCTGGTATGGCATATGCTCTGGACCATCTCGGAACCAACCAGCAAGCTTCGGAATCAGTCTCGCATTTACGATGCCGAAGACCTGATCCGATCTCTAATGGCCAAGAGGTTCACTGTCGCCGAGCTTGCCCAGCAGCTCGACGTTTCGCAGAGCACGCTCCTCTCGTGGTTCCAAGCTGAGCACAACACCACGATCCAGGGCTTCATCCGCCAGACCAGGGCGAGAGAAGCATGCCGAATGCTGACCTCGACGGATCTCGCCGTGAAGACGATCGCCGCCCGGGTCGGTGTCCCCGACCTGCAGCAGTTCAACAAGCTGGTGCGACAGCACTGCGGTCTCTCACCGCGAGAGTATCGCCAGCGAGCTTCCTAG
- the cshA gene encoding ATP-dependent RNA helicase CshA: MQSLQLRGFEALQLSARNLRRLHRIDIVTPTPIQEKAIPIALAGSDLIGIAQTGTGKTLAFALPIVERLQRDEVALVLAPTRELAEQIFETFRSLETECALVVGGASMNRQIAMLRKKPAVIVATPGRLKDHLFKKTVSLKNVKIAVLDEADRMLDMGFAPAIQRILDETPTSRQTLLFSATMPKGILELAQRYLRSPQSVEVERSHDTAALIEHEMVFIPQADKSELLVSLLNSSRGTVLVFARTRHGVRKLTKSVRGRGHKAAELHSDRTLAQRREALHGFKQGQYRVLVATDIAARGIDVKDISLVINYDLPENPEDYVHRAGRTGRAGAKGRSITLAHPEQAKDVREIERILGASIPISELSTVRPAQPQSAPARANQRRGGSVRRFGRIGRPKR, translated from the coding sequence ATGCAATCACTACAACTTAGGGGCTTTGAAGCCCTCCAGCTTTCGGCGCGCAACCTGCGTCGCCTTCATCGAATCGACATCGTCACCCCGACTCCAATCCAGGAGAAGGCGATTCCCATCGCGCTAGCCGGCAGCGATCTGATCGGTATTGCCCAGACGGGCACCGGCAAGACACTCGCGTTTGCTCTGCCGATCGTCGAACGGCTTCAGCGTGACGAAGTCGCTCTTGTCCTTGCTCCGACCCGGGAACTGGCGGAACAGATTTTCGAGACCTTCAGGAGTCTTGAGACCGAGTGTGCCCTCGTTGTTGGTGGGGCGAGTATGAACCGGCAAATCGCGATGCTTCGGAAGAAGCCCGCGGTCATTGTCGCTACTCCGGGCCGCCTCAAGGACCATCTGTTCAAGAAAACCGTCAGTCTGAAAAACGTAAAGATCGCCGTCCTCGACGAAGCCGATCGGATGCTGGACATGGGATTTGCCCCTGCGATCCAGCGGATCCTCGACGAGACGCCGACGAGTCGCCAGACACTCCTTTTCAGCGCGACGATGCCGAAGGGCATTCTCGAATTGGCCCAGCGCTATCTTCGTTCACCGCAATCGGTGGAGGTCGAGCGTTCGCACGACACCGCCGCCCTGATCGAGCACGAAATGGTCTTTATTCCGCAAGCCGATAAATCGGAGTTGCTGGTTAGCCTTCTCAACAGCTCGCGGGGCACCGTACTGGTGTTCGCAAGAACACGGCACGGCGTTCGTAAACTCACGAAGTCGGTGCGTGGCCGTGGCCACAAGGCCGCCGAGCTCCATTCCGATCGAACCCTGGCGCAGCGACGGGAAGCGCTGCATGGATTCAAGCAAGGGCAGTACCGCGTGCTGGTGGCTACGGATATCGCCGCACGGGGTATCGATGTGAAGGACATCTCGCTGGTTATCAACTACGACCTTCCCGAAAACCCGGAGGATTACGTTCACCGAGCCGGCCGAACCGGACGCGCAGGCGCCAAGGGTCGCTCGATCACGCTGGCCCATCCGGAGCAGGCGAAGGACGTTCGTGAAATCGAGCGAATCCTGGGTGCCTCGATTCCGATCTCGGAACTGAGCACCGTCCGTCCCGCCCAGCCGCAGTCCGCCCCGGCTCGCGCAAATCAGCGCAGGGGTGGTTCGGTGAGGCGATTCGGTCGGATCGGGCGCCCCAAGCGATAG
- the yyaP gene encoding putative protein YyaP — MSVDGFIANAEGGMKWLEPYHTPEIDWAAFMSRFGAVIVGRRTFDEAVANGMPLGQGMPTVVVTHRPLETPGVITASDRFDAVKEDLVRRLAGTGKDIWHMGGGNSVASFAALGLVDLWELSVIPVLLGSGIPMFAGEIRTHRLRLLESKRYSNGIVGLTYEPDR; from the coding sequence ATGAGCGTCGATGGCTTTATCGCCAATGCGGAAGGCGGCATGAAGTGGCTCGAGCCGTACCACACACCAGAAATCGATTGGGCAGCCTTTATGTCTCGGTTCGGCGCCGTGATCGTGGGCCGCCGCACGTTCGACGAAGCCGTGGCGAATGGAATGCCGCTTGGACAGGGAATGCCGACGGTAGTGGTCACTCACCGTCCGCTTGAAACGCCCGGCGTTATCACGGCTTCGGACCGCTTTGATGCCGTGAAAGAGGATTTGGTCCGCCGACTGGCGGGAACTGGCAAGGACATCTGGCACATGGGAGGAGGCAATTCCGTCGCTTCCTTTGCCGCCCTCGGCTTGGTGGATCTCTGGGAGCTAAGTGTTATACCGGTTCTGTTGGGGTCGGGAATACCGATGTTTGCCGGCGAAATTCGAACCCATCGACTCCGGCTTCTGGAATCGAAACGCTACTCGAATGGGATTGTGGGACTTACCTACGAGCCGGATCGTTAA
- the rplU gene encoding 50S ribosomal protein L21 codes for MYAIVKTGGKQFKAAPEDVLLVEKIDGEPGTKIDLEEVVMVHTGSELKVGSPFVKGAKVKVEIVRQAKSKKINAFNYKPKKNERKRWGHRQPQTYLKVLDVVAGK; via the coding sequence ATGTATGCGATCGTGAAAACCGGCGGTAAGCAGTTCAAGGCTGCTCCAGAAGACGTCCTCCTCGTCGAGAAGATCGACGGCGAGCCAGGAACCAAGATCGACCTCGAAGAGGTGGTCATGGTCCACACCGGCAGCGAGCTCAAGGTCGGCAGCCCGTTCGTGAAGGGCGCTAAGGTCAAGGTCGAAATCGTTCGTCAGGCAAAGAGCAAGAAGATCAACGCCTTCAATTACAAGCCGAAAAAGAACGAGCGGAAGCGATGGGGCCATCGCCAGCCGCAGACGTACCTCAAAGTTCTCGATGTGGTAGCAGGTAAGTAA
- the rpmA gene encoding 50S ribosomal protein L27, which yields MAHKKGQGSSRNGRDSNSQRLGVKRYGGEVVRAGTIIVRQRGTQFHPGPNVGIGKDHTIYSLIDGQVKFEGPTKRRRIAVYPHQ from the coding sequence ATGGCACATAAGAAAGGTCAGGGTTCATCCCGCAACGGTCGCGATTCGAACTCCCAGCGCCTCGGCGTCAAGCGCTATGGGGGCGAAGTCGTTCGCGCCGGAACCATCATCGTTCGGCAGCGCGGCACCCAGTTCCACCCCGGTCCCAATGTGGGCATCGGCAAGGACCACACGATTTACAGCCTGATCGACGGCCAAGTCAAGTTCGAAGGGCCAACCAAGCGGCGCCGAATCGCGGTCTATCCGCATCAGTAA
- the metH_1 gene encoding Methionine synthase encodes MCLISFATRPNLAGLNLALPIYWMNMAISSPFLDALAERVLIFDGAMGTQIQAAGLANDDFIIPSGPQFSEAVNEAAGRIGDKFLDGCNEILCISRPDVIEAIHRRYFAAGADIVETNTFGTTSIVLGEYDIPELVYDLAKAAGQIARKAADDASADGRKRFVAGAIGPGTKLISLGQTTWEELEATYRNAFIALLETGSDVLMLETLQDLLMVKAGVVAANRAMAETGIKVPIIVQVTMEQTGTMLVGSEIGAALNMLECFPEVCVIGMNCATGPVEMAPHVRFLSDSSTRPISVLPNAGLPVMEGGHAVYKLSPKDLADHHRRFVEEFGVAIVGGCCGTTPEHIEAVSGALAGHAHSGNAHWQRVRNVFPGFDFTMRNDEQAAALKLRGCSSLYQFVPYVQDASFLIVGEKTNANGSKAFREMLANENWEGLTELARELEAEGSHVLDVCAAYVGRDEARDMGILLQSYNKSITAPIMIDSTEAPVVEKSLQTLAGKPIVNSINFEDGEARTDRVLSLCRTYGAAVVALTIDEDGMAKTVDKKVEVAERILAKTREYGLPDHDVFLDCLTFTLGSGDEEFRKSGVATIEAIAEVRRRHPLVNTILGVSNVSFGLKPAARQILNSAFLHYCRDVGLTSAIVHFSKIQPENRIDPEIWKIATDLIYDRREWKAA; translated from the coding sequence ATGTGCCTCATATCGTTCGCCACGAGGCCAAACCTGGCGGGGTTGAACCTGGCTCTGCCGATATACTGGATGAATATGGCGATCTCCTCTCCGTTTCTGGATGCCCTGGCGGAACGCGTTCTCATTTTCGATGGCGCGATGGGCACGCAGATTCAAGCGGCGGGGCTCGCGAACGACGACTTCATCATTCCCAGCGGGCCGCAGTTCTCTGAAGCGGTCAACGAAGCCGCAGGCCGCATTGGGGACAAGTTCCTCGACGGCTGCAACGAGATCCTTTGTATCAGCCGACCGGATGTGATCGAAGCGATCCATCGACGCTATTTCGCCGCCGGCGCCGACATTGTCGAGACGAACACGTTTGGCACGACCAGCATCGTCCTGGGTGAATACGATATCCCCGAACTCGTCTACGACCTCGCGAAAGCGGCCGGACAGATCGCACGCAAGGCTGCCGATGACGCCTCGGCCGATGGTAGGAAGCGATTCGTGGCGGGGGCGATTGGTCCGGGCACCAAGCTCATCAGCCTTGGACAAACGACATGGGAGGAGCTTGAGGCGACATACCGCAACGCTTTCATCGCCTTGCTGGAAACCGGTTCCGACGTCTTGATGCTGGAGACCTTGCAGGATCTGCTGATGGTCAAGGCGGGCGTTGTTGCCGCCAACCGTGCGATGGCGGAAACCGGAATCAAGGTGCCGATCATCGTCCAGGTAACGATGGAACAGACGGGCACCATGCTCGTCGGCAGCGAGATTGGTGCTGCCTTGAACATGCTCGAGTGCTTCCCCGAAGTGTGCGTGATCGGCATGAACTGCGCTACCGGACCGGTCGAGATGGCGCCCCATGTGAGGTTCCTGAGCGACAGCTCTACCCGACCGATTTCGGTTCTGCCGAATGCCGGACTCCCGGTCATGGAAGGCGGGCACGCGGTCTACAAGCTCTCGCCCAAGGACCTCGCCGACCACCATCGCCGGTTCGTGGAGGAGTTTGGCGTCGCCATCGTCGGTGGCTGCTGCGGCACGACGCCGGAACACATCGAGGCGGTCAGCGGGGCCCTGGCCGGCCATGCCCACAGCGGTAACGCCCACTGGCAACGGGTAAGAAACGTCTTCCCTGGCTTCGACTTCACGATGCGGAACGACGAGCAGGCGGCTGCCCTGAAGTTGCGGGGTTGCAGCAGCCTCTATCAGTTCGTGCCCTACGTCCAGGATGCCAGCTTCCTGATCGTGGGAGAAAAAACCAACGCCAACGGCAGCAAGGCTTTCCGCGAAATGCTTGCCAACGAGAATTGGGAGGGCCTTACCGAGCTTGCCCGCGAACTGGAGGCGGAAGGCTCCCACGTCCTCGACGTCTGTGCCGCCTATGTTGGGCGCGATGAAGCTCGGGACATGGGCATTCTTCTCCAGAGCTACAACAAGTCGATCACGGCCCCCATCATGATCGACTCGACGGAGGCCCCGGTCGTCGAGAAATCGCTCCAGACGCTCGCCGGCAAGCCCATCGTCAACTCGATTAACTTCGAAGACGGGGAAGCCCGCACCGACCGCGTCCTCAGCCTCTGCCGCACCTATGGCGCTGCCGTCGTCGCCTTAACGATCGACGAGGATGGGATGGCCAAAACGGTCGACAAGAAGGTCGAGGTGGCCGAACGGATCTTGGCGAAAACCCGCGAGTACGGCTTGCCCGACCACGACGTCTTTCTCGACTGCCTGACCTTTACCCTTGGCAGTGGAGACGAGGAGTTCCGAAAGTCCGGGGTCGCGACGATCGAGGCGATCGCCGAAGTTCGCCGGCGGCACCCCCTGGTGAATACGATTCTAGGCGTGAGCAACGTGAGCTTCGGACTCAAACCTGCGGCGCGGCAGATCCTCAACAGCGCCTTTCTCCACTACTGCCGCGACGTCGGCCTTACCAGTGCAATCGTGCATTTCAGCAAGATTCAGCCGGAAAATCGCATCGATCCGGAGATTTGGAAGATTGCAACGGATCTTATTTATGATCGCCGCGAGTGGAAGGCCGCGTAG
- the sufS_1 gene encoding Cysteine desulfurase SufS, whose product MMPLAAHAVRETIRQQFPALDQEVNGKPLVYLDNAATTHRPKAVLAAMDEFYTRDNANVHRGVHALSQRATDRFEAAREEVRHFINASDPSEIIFTKGCTESINLVAGSYGASLKAGDIVLLSHMEHHANIVPWQVAAGRVGASVKPIPITDGGEIDLDAFGGMLTDRVKVVGVKHVCNAMGTVNPIARIIEMAHAVGAVVVVDGAQGLAHAAVDVQALDVDFYAMSAHKTYGPMGVGALYGKRALLEAMPPYQTGGSMIRKVTFEETTYAGLPDKFEPGTPNVAGVIGFGEALKWIRSLGIDVISAHEDRLRDAAHEALGQIPAVRLIGMARAKVPVISFTLDGIHPHDVGTVLDSEGVAVRTGHHCCMPLMERLGLPATTRASFSVYNTEGEVASLARAVKRAADLFR is encoded by the coding sequence ATGATGCCTCTGGCAGCCCATGCGGTTCGGGAGACGATCCGTCAGCAGTTTCCCGCCCTCGACCAAGAGGTGAACGGCAAGCCGCTCGTTTACCTGGACAACGCGGCCACCACCCACCGGCCGAAAGCGGTGCTGGCTGCGATGGATGAGTTCTATACCCGGGACAACGCCAACGTCCATCGGGGCGTGCATGCCCTGAGCCAGCGAGCAACCGACCGATTCGAAGCTGCCCGCGAGGAGGTTCGGCACTTCATAAACGCCTCCGATCCGTCGGAGATCATTTTTACAAAGGGCTGCACGGAGTCGATCAATCTTGTCGCCGGATCGTATGGCGCTTCTTTGAAGGCAGGCGACATCGTGCTCCTCAGCCATATGGAGCATCATGCCAATATCGTGCCCTGGCAGGTGGCGGCCGGCCGGGTCGGCGCAAGCGTCAAGCCGATTCCGATCACCGACGGGGGCGAGATCGACCTCGACGCCTTTGGGGGGATGCTCACGGATCGAGTCAAGGTTGTGGGCGTCAAGCACGTCTGCAACGCCATGGGCACGGTCAACCCGATCGCCCGAATCATCGAAATGGCCCATGCGGTCGGCGCGGTCGTGGTTGTGGATGGCGCCCAGGGCCTTGCCCATGCCGCGGTGGATGTCCAGGCCCTCGACGTGGATTTCTATGCCATGAGCGCCCACAAGACCTACGGCCCAATGGGCGTCGGCGCCCTTTACGGCAAGCGCGCCCTATTGGAAGCCATGCCGCCCTACCAGACAGGAGGCAGCATGATTCGCAAGGTCACTTTCGAGGAGACCACCTATGCCGGGTTGCCTGACAAATTCGAACCGGGAACGCCCAATGTGGCCGGGGTGATCGGGTTTGGCGAAGCGTTAAAGTGGATCCGCTCGCTTGGCATCGATGTCATTTCGGCCCATGAAGACCGCCTCCGGGATGCCGCCCACGAAGCACTTGGGCAGATTCCGGCGGTGCGTCTCATCGGCATGGCACGAGCAAAGGTCCCGGTCATCAGCTTTACGTTGGACGGCATTCATCCCCATGACGTGGGGACGGTTCTGGATTCAGAAGGGGTTGCGGTGCGAACCGGCCACCATTGCTGCATGCCGTTGATGGAGCGGCTTGGCCTACCAGCCACCACGCGGGCCTCGTTCTCGGTTTACAACACCGAAGGCGAAGTCGCTTCCTTGGCGCGCGCAGTCAAGCGGGCCGCCGACCTCTTTCGCTAA